The Populus nigra chromosome 14, ddPopNigr1.1, whole genome shotgun sequence genome has a segment encoding these proteins:
- the LOC133673064 gene encoding uncharacterized protein LOC133673064, producing MRVVVEILTGTLFYIQVGNDATVADLKKEIEAQQKLPQDRLILFLSNKRSHLINEEVDGAALVDCGVQDGSHIYLFFDPVDHHDESTDHLVFTWPHSFLEQA from the coding sequence ATGAGGGTGGTGGTGGAGATTTTGACAGGAACCCTTTTCTACATTCAAGTGGGCAATGATGCCACGGTTGCAGATCTTAAGAAAGAGATTGAGGCACAGCAGAAACTACCTCAAGATCGTTTGATCCTGTTTCTCAGTAACAAACGAAGTCACCTGATAAATGAAGAAGTAGATGGGGCAGCTTTAGTTGATTGTGGGGTTCAAGATGGATCTCATATCTACCTCTTCTTCGATCCGGTTGATCATCATGATGAATCTACTGATCACTTGGTTTTCACCTGGCCTCATTCTTTCTTGGAGCAGGCATAG
- the LOC133672968 gene encoding peroxidase 27-like, protein MAVQKLFPVLFLQLALAFLLAGLTNAGGLQLGFYQRACPDAELIVHQTLYRYISRDRTLAAPLLRMHFHDCFIRGCDGSVLLSSTKKNQAEKDAIPNKTLRGFNVIDAVKSALEKKCPGVVSCADILALVARDAVLMIGGPHWDVPTGRRDGRVSIANEALFNLPSPFANITVLKQQFAATGLSVKDLAVLSGGHTIGIGHCTIISNRLYNFTGKGDTDPSLDPRYAAQLKKKCKPGNSNTVVEMDPGSFKSFDEDYYTIVAKRRGLFRSDAALLDDAETRDYVKLQSRTQGSTFAQDFAESMVKMGYIGVLTGKQGEIRKHCAVVN, encoded by the exons ATGGCTGTTCAAAAGCTTTTCCCAGTCCTCTTTCTTCAACTAGCCCTTGCTTTTTTGCTTGCCGGCCTCACTAATGCAGGGGGTTTGCAACTCGGGTTTTACCAGAGAGCATGTCCTGATGCAGAGCTTATAGTCCATCAAACTCTTTACCGTTACATTTCTAGGGACCGAACCCTTGCTGCTCCTTTGCTAAGAATGCATTTCCATGATTGTTTCATCAGG GGATGTGATGGTTCCGTGCTCCTAAGTTCTACAAAGAAGAATCAAGCTGAGAAAGACGCCATCCCTAATAAAACCTTAAGAGGGTTCAATGTCATTGATGCTGTAAAATCAGCACTAGAAAAGAAGTGTCCTGGTGTGGTTTCCTGTGCCGATATCTTGGCCTTGGTTGCTCGTGACGCGGTTCTAATG ATTGGCGGACCACATTGGGATGTTCCCACAGGACGCAGAGACGGAAGGGTGTCGATTGCCAATGAGGCCTTATTCAATTTACCATCTCCTTTTGCCAACATAACTGTCCTGAAACAGCAATTTGCTGCAACGGGTTTAAGTGTAAAGGACCTCGCAGTTTTATCAG GAGGACACACCATAGGAATCGGACACTGTACCATAATCTCGAACAGGTTGTATAATTTCACAGGCAAGGGAGATACTGACCCTTCATTGGACCCAAGGTACGCTGCTCAACTGAAGAAAAAATGTAAGCCTGGAAACTCCAACACAGTCGTTGAGATGGACCCTGGTAGCTTCAAGTCTTTCGACGAAGATTACTACACCATTGTAGCTAAAAGAAGAGGGCTATTCCGATCTGATGCAGCTCTTCTTGATGATGCTGAAACAAGAGACTATGTCAAATTGCAGTCAAGGACACAGGGATCCACTTTTGCCCAAGATTTTGCTGAATCCATGGTGAAAATGGGCTACATTGGAGTCCTGACCGGCAAACAAGGCGAAATCAGGAAACACTGTGCTGTTGTGAATTAA
- the LOC133672969 gene encoding peroxidase 56-like, translating into MTVRAKTLSKGLSSTIKCQQTCVPHNLILEVQLQNFTQGKMAIQKLFVVCFLQLVFAFLLAGLTNAGRLQLGFYQRACPDAELIVHQTLYRYISRDRTLAAPLLRMHFHDCFIRGCEGSVLLSSTKNNQAEKDAIPNKTLRGFNVIDAVKSALEKKCPGVVSCADILALVARDAVLMIGGPHWDVPTGRRDGRVSIANEALFNLPSPFANITVLKQQFAATGLSVKDLAVLSGGHTIGIGHCTIISNRLYNFTGKGDTDPSLDPRYAAQLKKKCKPGNSNTVVEMDPGSFKSFDEDYYNIVAKRRGLFRSDAALLDDAETRGYVKFQSMTQGSTFAQDFAESMVKMGSIGVLTGKQGEIRKHCAVVN; encoded by the exons ATGACAGTTCGTGCAAAGACACTGTCAAAAGGCCTTAGCTCAACTATAAAATGCCAGCAGACTTGTGTTCCTCACAATCTCATCCTTGAAGTACAGCTTCAAAACTTCACTCAAGGGAAAATGGCAATTCAAAAGCTTTTCGTGGTCTGCTTTCTTCAACTCGTTTTCGCCTTTTTGCTTGCAGGCCTCACTAATGCAGGGAGGCTGCAACTCGGATTCTACCAGAGAGCATGTCCTGATGCAGAGCTTATAGTCCATCAAACTCTTTATCGTTACATCTCAAGGGACCGAACCCTTGCTGCTCCTCTGCTAAGAATGCATTTCCATGATTGCTTTATCAGG GGATGTGAGGGTTCTGTCCTCCTAAGTtctacaaaaaataatcaagctGAGAAAGACGCCATCCCAAATAAAACCTTAAGAGGGTTCAATGTCATTGATGCTGTAAAATCAGCACTAGAAAAGAAGTGTCCTGGTGTTGTTTCCTGTGCCGATATCTTGGCCCTGGTGGCTCGTGACGCAGTCCTAATG ATTGGCGGACCACATTGGGATGTTCCCACAGGACGCAGAGACGGAAGAGTGTCGATTGCCAATGAGGCTTTATTCAATCTACCATCTCCTTTTGCCAACATAACTGTCCTGAAACAACAATTTGCTGCAACGGGTTTAAGTGTAAAGGACCTTGCAGTTTTATCAG GAGGACACACCATAGGAATTGGACACTGTACCATAATCTCGAACAGGTTGTACAATTTCACAGGCAAGGGAGATACTGACCCTTCATTGGACCCAAGATACGCTGCTCAACTGAAGAAAAAATGTAAGCCTGGAAACTCCAACACAGTCGTTGAGATGGACCCTGGTAGCTTCAAGTCTTTCGACGAAGATTACTACAACATTGTAGCTAAAAGAAGAGGGCTATTCCGATCTGATGCAGCTCTTCTTGATGATGCTGAAACAAGAGGCTATGTCAAATTTCAGTCAATGACACAGGGATCCACTTTTGCACAAGATTTTGCTGAATCCATGGTGAAAATGGGTTCCATTGGAGTCCTGACCGGCAAACAAGGCGAAATCAGGAAACATTGTGCTGTTGTGAATTAA
- the LOC133673582 gene encoding peroxidase 27-like produces MAIQKLFSVLFLHLVLAFLLVELTNAGGLQLGFYRRTCPDAELIVHETLRRYISRDPTLAAPLLRMHFHDCFIRGCDGSVLLSSTEKNQAEKDAIPNKTLRGFNVIDAVKSALEKKCPGVVSCSDVLALVARDAVLMIGGPHWDVPTGRRDGRVSIANEALFNLPSPFANITVLKQQFAATGLSVKDLAVLSGGHTIGIGHCTIISNRLYNFTGKGDTDPSLDPRYAAQLKKKCKPGNSNTVVEMDPGSFKTFDEDYYTIVAKRRGLFRSDAALLDDAETRDYVKFQSRTQGSTFAQDFAESMVKMGYIGVLTGKQGEIRKRCAVVN; encoded by the exons ATGGCTATCCAAAAGCTTTTTTCAGTCCTCTTTCTTCATCTGGTTCTCGCTTTCCTGCTAGTAGAACTCACTAATGCAGGGGGGTTGCAACTCGGATTTTACCGGAGAACCTGTCCTGATGCAGAGCTTATTGTACATGAGACCCTCCGCCGGTACATTTCTAGGGACCCAACCCTTGCCGCTCCTTTGCTAAGAATGCATTTCCATGATTGTTTCATCAGG GGATGTGATGGCTCTGTGCTCCTAAGTTCTACAGAGAAAAATCAAGCAGAGAAAGACGCGATCCCGAATAAAACCTTAAGAGGATTCAATGTCATTGATGCTGTAAAATCTGCACTGGAGAAGAAGTGTCCTGGTGTGGTTTCCTGTTCTGATGTCTTGGCCCTGGTGGCTCGTGACGCAGTCCTAATG ATTGGCGGACCACATTGGGATGTTCCCACGGGACGCAGAGACGGAAGAGTGTCGATTGCCAATGAGGCTTTATTCAATCTACCATCTCCTTTTGCCAACATAACTGTCCTGAAACAGCAATTTGCTGCAACGGGTTTAAGTGTAAAGGACCTTGCAGTTTTATCAG GAGGACACACCATAGGAATTGGACACTGTACCATAATCTCGAACAGGTTGTACAATTTCACAGGCAAGGGAGATACTGACCCTTCATTGGACCCAAGGTACGCTGCTCAACTGAAGAAAAAATGTAAGCCTGGAAACTCCAACACAGTCGTTGAGATGGACCCTGGTAGCTTCAAAACTTTCGACGAAGATTACTACACCATTGTAGCTAAAAGAAGAGGGCTATTCCGATCTGATGCAGCTCTTCTTGACGATGCTGAAACAAGAGACTACGTCAAGTTTCAGTCAAGGACACAAGGATCCACCTTTGCACAAGATTTTGCTGAATCCATGGTGAAAATGGGCTACATTGGAGTCCTGACCGGCAAACAAGGCGAAATCAGGAAACGTTGTGCTGTTGTGAACTAA